In Pedobacter sp. W3I1, one DNA window encodes the following:
- the secG gene encoding preprotein translocase subunit SecG has protein sequence MVTFLIILLIIACVALGLFVLIQNPKGGGLATGGGTSNMFGVQRTGDVLEKGSWVLLTLIVVLTLAVTTIAKTSGGTAAVGNSAIQERLDKTPSPSPLGGSLNSTKPAASTPAKTDSTKK, from the coding sequence ATGGTAACCTTTTTAATCATTTTATTAATTATTGCGTGTGTAGCCTTAGGCTTGTTTGTTTTAATACAAAATCCTAAAGGCGGAGGTTTAGCTACAGGCGGTGGCACCAGTAACATGTTTGGTGTACAACGTACTGGCGATGTTTTAGAAAAAGGATCTTGGGTATTGTTAACCCTAATCGTAGTATTAACTCTTGCTGTTACTACAATTGCTAAAACTAGCGGTGGTACTGCTGCAGTTGGAAACTCTGCTATTCAGGAGCGTTTAGATAAAACGCCATCACCATCTCCACTTGGCGGAAGTTTAAATAGCACTAAACCTGCAGCTTCAACTCCAGCTAAAACAGATTCGACAAAGAAATAA
- a CDS encoding sigma 54-interacting transcriptional regulator, translating into MDTQNIKQRFGIIGNSPLLNRAIDIASQVAPTDMSVLITGESGSGKEVFSQIIHQMSARKHGAFIAVNCGAIPEGTIDSELFGHEKGSFTGAHEARKGYFEVANGGTIFLDEVAELPLGTQARLLRILESGEYLRVGSSKVQKTDVRIIAATNVDVYNRVKNGKFREDLYYRLNTVPLRIPALHERKEDIYLLFRKFSADFSDKYRSPALHLEPDAIQVLTNYSWPGNVRQLKNIAEQICVLEKERNVTGQAILNYIPNEAGSNLPMTINSQSKEDFTERDILYKVLFDMKKDMVELKKLVAEIIQHGGNTATVLADNPQYINQLYRDVELPAGQEHAFTIQQPSPNNNNNNNNNNADYFAHEAEEVEESLSLVDKESDLIKKALKKHKGKRKFAAQELGISERTLYRKIKELNL; encoded by the coding sequence ATGGATACACAAAATATTAAACAACGCTTCGGTATTATTGGCAATTCGCCATTGCTTAACCGTGCTATCGATATTGCAAGCCAGGTAGCACCAACGGATATGTCGGTGTTAATAACGGGTGAAAGTGGTAGTGGTAAAGAGGTTTTCTCACAAATTATCCATCAAATGAGTGCCCGTAAACACGGTGCTTTTATTGCCGTAAACTGTGGTGCCATTCCCGAAGGAACCATTGATTCAGAATTGTTTGGTCATGAGAAAGGCTCTTTTACAGGCGCACATGAAGCACGTAAAGGTTACTTTGAAGTAGCAAACGGCGGAACCATTTTTTTAGACGAGGTTGCTGAGTTGCCTTTAGGTACACAGGCACGTTTACTGCGTATTTTAGAAAGTGGTGAATACTTACGCGTGGGTTCATCTAAAGTACAGAAAACAGATGTCCGCATTATTGCTGCAACCAATGTTGATGTATACAACCGCGTAAAAAACGGAAAATTTCGTGAAGATTTATACTATAGGTTAAATACCGTTCCATTGCGCATACCGGCTTTGCATGAGCGTAAAGAAGATATTTATTTATTATTCAGGAAATTCTCCGCCGATTTTAGCGATAAATACCGCAGTCCGGCATTACACCTGGAGCCAGATGCTATTCAGGTTTTAACCAATTACAGCTGGCCGGGTAATGTTCGTCAGTTAAAAAATATTGCCGAACAGATCTGTGTATTAGAGAAAGAGCGTAATGTAACCGGACAGGCCATTTTAAACTATATCCCTAATGAGGCTGGAAGTAACCTGCCCATGACGATTAATTCTCAGTCGAAAGAAGATTTTACAGAAAGAGATATTTTGTACAAGGTACTTTTCGATATGAAAAAGGATATGGTTGAGCTTAAAAAACTAGTTGCAGAAATTATTCAGCACGGTGGAAATACCGCTACCGTTTTGGCAGATAACCCACAGTATATCAATCAGCTGTATCGCGATGTAGAGTTGCCTGCAGGGCAAGAGCATGCCTTTACCATTCAGCAACCTTCACCAAACAATAATAATAACAACAACAATAATAATGCTGATTATTTTGCGCACGAGGCCGAAGAGGTAGAAGAATCTTTGTCGTTAGTGGATAAAGAATCTGACCTGATTAAAAAAGCATTAAAAAAACACAAGGGTAAGCGTAAGTTCGCTGCGCAAGAATTAGGGATCTCTGAACGTACCTTGTACAGAAAAATTAAAGAATTAAATTTATAG
- a CDS encoding cell wall metabolism sensor histidine kinase WalK, with protein MKLSVLVLFTALAVGLSIGMVNFYFQHSLYYMAISFGVSFLCSFLVFYYLLEKYIYTKIKLIYKLIHNLKLGKDLKDALGEYVSSDPINDVEQEVKEWAGAKKKEIDLLKKQEQFRREFLSNVSHEFKTPLFAIQGYIETLQDCLVDDPDQAVLFLKKAENNVERLSYLINDLDVISKLETGESPIDYQKFDFVQLAKEVMENLEDRAKAKNIKLFFKDKYTAITMVSADREKIRQVLINLMVNSIKYGIDGGETAIKIFELHDQVLIEVTDNGIGIEEKHLLRLFERFYRIDTHRAREVGGTGLGLAIVKHILEAHEQTISVRSTPGIGTTFAFTLQKGG; from the coding sequence ATGAAATTAAGTGTGCTGGTCTTATTTACTGCTCTCGCCGTTGGTCTTTCCATCGGGATGGTTAATTTTTATTTTCAGCATAGTCTGTATTATATGGCTATTTCTTTTGGCGTATCGTTTTTGTGTAGTTTTTTGGTTTTTTATTATTTGCTGGAAAAGTACATTTATACCAAAATTAAACTCATCTACAAGCTTATTCATAACCTTAAATTAGGTAAAGATTTAAAAGATGCGCTTGGTGAGTATGTGAGTTCTGATCCGATTAATGATGTAGAGCAAGAAGTAAAGGAATGGGCAGGCGCCAAGAAAAAAGAAATAGATTTATTAAAAAAACAGGAACAGTTTAGAAGAGAATTCCTTTCGAATGTTTCGCATGAATTTAAAACCCCACTTTTTGCCATTCAAGGTTATATCGAAACTTTACAAGACTGTTTGGTTGACGATCCGGATCAGGCCGTTTTATTTCTAAAAAAAGCAGAAAATAATGTGGAGCGACTGAGTTATTTAATTAATGATTTAGACGTTATTTCAAAGTTAGAAACAGGCGAATCGCCAATTGACTACCAAAAATTCGATTTTGTACAATTGGCGAAAGAGGTTATGGAAAACCTCGAAGACCGGGCTAAGGCCAAAAACATTAAACTCTTTTTTAAAGATAAGTATACGGCCATTACAATGGTTTCAGCCGATCGCGAAAAGATTAGACAGGTGTTGATTAACTTAATGGTAAACAGCATCAAGTATGGCATTGATGGTGGGGAGACGGCCATTAAGATTTTTGAACTGCATGATCAGGTTTTGATAGAAGTTACCGATAATGGTATCGGAATTGAAGAAAAACACTTGTTACGCTTATTTGAACGCTTTTACCGCATTGATACCCACCGGGCCAGAGAAGTGGGCGGTACGGGTTTAGGCTTAGCCATTGTGAAACACATTTTGGAGGCGCACGAACAAACCATTTCGGTAAGGAGTACGCCAGGTATTGGTACTACCTTTGCTTTTACGCTCCAAAAGGGCGGGTAG
- a CDS encoding LemA family protein yields MIIALVIIGFIFLIGIFFYNSLIGKKNQVTNAFSAIDVMLKKRFDLIPNLVEVVKQYTTYEQETLTKIVELRSKAGSPNISSAEKADLDAQLSSSVKGLMINIENYPDLKANTNFINLQTTWTESEEQIAAARRTYNASVTDYNNSIMMFPGSLFAGMLNFQPIAVLETAAEERKNISAKELFNN; encoded by the coding sequence ATGATTATTGCCCTCGTTATTATCGGATTTATATTTCTTATTGGGATTTTCTTTTATAACTCGCTCATCGGGAAGAAAAACCAGGTAACCAATGCCTTCTCGGCCATTGATGTAATGCTTAAAAAGCGGTTCGACCTTATTCCAAATCTTGTTGAAGTGGTAAAACAATACACTACTTATGAGCAGGAAACCTTAACCAAAATAGTCGAATTGAGATCTAAAGCAGGCTCGCCAAACATTAGCAGTGCAGAAAAAGCAGATTTAGATGCGCAATTGAGCAGCAGTGTGAAAGGTTTGATGATTAATATCGAAAATTATCCTGATTTGAAGGCCAATACCAATTTTATTAACCTGCAAACCACCTGGACTGAAAGCGAAGAACAGATTGCCGCAGCCAGACGAACTTATAATGCTTCAGTAACAGATTACAACAATTCGATTATGATGTTTCCGGGCAGTTTATTTGCCGGAATGTTAAATTTTCAACCCATTGCCGTTTTGGAAACTGCTGCAGAGGAACGCAAAAATATTAGCGCTAAAGAACTTTTTAATAATTAA
- a CDS encoding inorganic phosphate transporter — protein sequence MVTTLLVVVVILAIAFDYINGFHDAANSIATVVSTKVLTPFQAVLWAAIFNFAAYFYFTDHKVANTVAKTVIEHYITLEVILAGLIAAIIWNLLTWWYGIPSSSSHTLIGGFAGAGMTYALITGASPLDAVNMGYVIKIISFIVLAPIIGLVISVVLTLIIINICRNAKPATAEKWFKRLQLISSAALSFFHGGNDAQKVMGIIATALIAAKVIPNFEAMPWWVPVACYSAISLGTMSGGWKIVKTMGSKITKVTALEGVAAEGAGAITLGITEHFGIPVSTTHTITGSIVGVGVVKSVSAVRWGVTINLIWAWILTIPVSATLAAIIYAAIYYLK from the coding sequence ATGGTAACTACCTTATTGGTTGTTGTTGTAATTCTGGCTATTGCTTTCGATTACATTAACGGCTTTCACGATGCCGCTAACTCGATTGCAACAGTTGTTTCTACAAAAGTTCTTACGCCTTTTCAGGCGGTTTTATGGGCTGCGATTTTCAATTTCGCTGCCTACTTTTATTTTACCGATCATAAAGTGGCCAATACGGTTGCCAAAACCGTTATTGAACATTACATCACCTTAGAAGTAATCCTGGCAGGATTAATTGCTGCCATTATCTGGAACCTTTTAACCTGGTGGTACGGTATCCCTTCAAGTTCTTCTCACACCTTAATTGGCGGTTTCGCTGGCGCGGGTATGACTTATGCTTTGATTACAGGTGCCAGCCCGCTGGATGCTGTAAACATGGGTTATGTAATCAAGATCATTTCCTTCATTGTTTTGGCTCCGATAATCGGTTTGGTTATTTCTGTTGTTTTAACCCTGATCATCATTAATATTTGTCGAAATGCCAAGCCGGCAACGGCAGAAAAATGGTTTAAACGCCTTCAATTAATCTCATCAGCAGCATTGAGTTTCTTCCATGGAGGTAACGATGCCCAAAAAGTAATGGGGATCATCGCAACAGCGTTGATCGCGGCTAAGGTTATTCCAAATTTCGAGGCAATGCCTTGGTGGGTTCCTGTAGCTTGTTACTCTGCAATATCATTAGGTACGATGAGTGGCGGTTGGAAAATTGTTAAAACAATGGGATCTAAAATTACGAAGGTAACGGCACTGGAAGGTGTTGCTGCAGAAGGTGCAGGTGCAATAACTTTAGGTATTACAGAGCATTTCGGTATTCCGGTTTCTACAACGCATACCATTACGGGTTCGATAGTAGGGGTAGGTGTAGTAAAAAGTGTTTCAGCAGTACGTTGGGGTGTAACCATCAATTTAATCTGGGCCTGGATTTTAACCATTCCGGTATCGGCAACTTTGGCTGCCATAATTTATGCAGCCATTTATTACTTAAAGTAA
- a CDS encoding FMN-binding negative transcriptional regulator codes for MYKLPHFTANNQDEVLEFMHQNTFVTLIGFDGEFPVATQVPVKTLVEDGSIKLIGHIMTKTDHYKAFEQNPRVMAIFTGAHAYISASVYESPAAASTWNYKTVQAKGIIRLMTPEETYQVIKELTDKYEDPETSPAAFNKMDEAYIQKHLKAITGFEVTVSHIDHVFKMSQNHSAKNKESIVANLEKSDDTLNHEVAKEMKKNL; via the coding sequence ATGTACAAATTACCACACTTTACTGCAAATAATCAAGATGAGGTTCTTGAGTTTATGCATCAAAATACTTTTGTAACCCTAATTGGTTTCGATGGCGAATTCCCTGTAGCTACACAAGTACCCGTTAAAACCTTAGTTGAAGACGGATCGATAAAACTGATTGGCCACATCATGACCAAAACAGATCATTATAAAGCTTTTGAGCAAAATCCTCGTGTTATGGCCATTTTTACGGGTGCTCATGCTTATATCAGTGCTTCAGTATATGAAAGTCCTGCAGCAGCATCTACATGGAATTACAAGACAGTTCAGGCCAAAGGTATCATCAGGCTCATGACTCCGGAAGAAACCTATCAGGTCATAAAAGAACTAACCGACAAATACGAAGATCCCGAAACCAGCCCTGCGGCGTTTAATAAAATGGATGAAGCGTACATTCAGAAACATTTAAAAGCGATTACCGGATTTGAAGTTACAGTGAGTCATATCGATCACGTTTTTAAAATGAGCCAGAACCACTCCGCCAAAAACAAGGAAAGTATTGTGGCAAATCTGGAGAAAAGTGATGACACATTGAATCATGAAGTGGCTAAAGAGATGAAGAAGAATTTGTAA
- a CDS encoding LptE family protein → MKIKIFALILIASIWSACSYKFSGASTTGLKTVVVRVFENNAPLVVPTLSNQITESLKSRIRNQTKLIISPTGEGDASFEGRITGYDIKPVALQNSATPTSGANRLTITVSVKYKNNIKEHEKESFEESFTRYFDFPINGAPIQTLLPGAIENINKQLSEDIFNRAFAQW, encoded by the coding sequence ATGAAAATAAAAATATTTGCTTTAATCCTTATTGCTTCAATATGGAGCGCATGCTCTTATAAATTCAGTGGAGCATCAACAACAGGATTAAAAACGGTGGTTGTTCGGGTATTTGAAAATAATGCACCATTAGTGGTACCAACATTAAGTAACCAGATTACTGAATCGTTAAAGAGCCGGATCCGTAATCAGACCAAATTGATTATTTCTCCCACGGGCGAAGGCGATGCATCATTTGAAGGCAGAATAACGGGCTATGATATTAAGCCGGTTGCGCTTCAAAATAGTGCTACACCTACTTCAGGTGCAAACAGATTAACCATAACCGTTTCTGTAAAGTATAAGAATAATATAAAAGAACACGAAAAAGAAAGTTTTGAAGAGAGCTTTACCCGATATTTTGATTTTCCAATCAATGGGGCACCAATTCAAACGTTATTGCCAGGAGCTATCGAAAATATTAACAAACAATTATCGGAAGATATTTTTAACCGTGCATTTGCGCAGTGGTAA
- a CDS encoding DUF3137 domain-containing protein, with protein MSFDIANNVALQQVLATMEVERKRIASAQTKGYIFIAAGILLCILGFSLGFPIPAVIGGLIPLVYGGVLLFKINDALTAYQNAYKTNVIGAALKFLDESLSINPSQGIEASEFMYTQLFSTEPDRYKTEDLVTGCADKTRFYFAEVHAEYKTVIQTKNGTRTEWHDIFRGIIFAADFNKKFNGVTIVKPKDFGAAFGAWFSKNLFSFGSNDLIQLENVDFDKTFVTYGSDQVESRYILTPAMMERILNLNHQTKYNISLSFIESRMYIAFPLNRNYFEAPVFKSLLNPETVNEDISTIKFMYDIVKELDLNTRIWGKE; from the coding sequence ATGTCGTTCGATATTGCAAATAATGTAGCCTTACAGCAAGTTTTGGCTACAATGGAAGTAGAGCGGAAAAGAATTGCATCTGCCCAAACCAAAGGATATATTTTTATTGCCGCGGGTATTCTGCTCTGTATTCTAGGCTTTTCCCTGGGCTTCCCTATTCCTGCCGTAATTGGTGGTTTAATACCCCTAGTTTACGGTGGTGTTTTGTTATTTAAGATCAACGATGCTTTAACAGCTTACCAAAATGCCTACAAAACCAATGTAATTGGTGCTGCCCTTAAGTTTTTAGACGAAAGTTTATCGATCAACCCTTCCCAGGGAATTGAAGCTTCGGAGTTTATGTACACACAGCTGTTTAGCACAGAGCCCGACCGCTATAAAACAGAGGATCTGGTAACCGGATGTGCGGATAAAACCCGGTTTTACTTTGCTGAGGTACATGCTGAATATAAAACAGTAATCCAAACAAAAAACGGAACCCGAACAGAGTGGCACGACATTTTTAGAGGAATTATCTTTGCTGCTGATTTCAACAAGAAATTTAATGGCGTAACCATTGTTAAACCAAAAGATTTCGGAGCTGCTTTTGGGGCATGGTTTTCAAAAAACCTATTTTCTTTTGGCAGTAACGATCTTATCCAACTGGAGAATGTAGACTTTGATAAGACTTTTGTGACTTATGGATCTGATCAGGTCGAATCCAGATACATCCTTACACCTGCCATGATGGAGCGTATACTAAACCTGAACCACCAAACAAAGTATAACATCAGTTTATCCTTTATCGAATCGAGGATGTATATCGCTTTCCCTTTGAACCGCAATTATTTCGAGGCACCTGTTTTTAAGTCATTGCTCAATCCTGAGACAGTAAATGAAGATATCTCCACCATAAAGTTTATGTATGATATTGTTAAGGAGCTGGATCTGAACACAAGGATTTGGGGAAAGGAATAA
- a CDS encoding RNA polymerase sigma factor yields the protein MRFIKNTAGNTQQDDAKLIAEYKNTGDLDALGTLYNKYMHLVFGVCLNYFKDEEQSKDAVMQIFEELVTKLKIHEVQNFKSWLHVLTRNHCLMALRKSAKQNNVSIDDTFVENSEFVHLDIDNTKETQLTIMEKCMETLPEEQRKSVDLFYLQEKCYKEVADITGYDMLKVKSYIQNGKRNLKICIEKNSSE from the coding sequence TTGAGGTTTATAAAAAACACAGCTGGGAACACCCAGCAAGACGACGCCAAACTGATTGCCGAGTATAAAAATACGGGCGATTTAGACGCGTTGGGTACACTTTACAATAAATATATGCATTTGGTGTTCGGGGTTTGCTTAAACTATTTTAAAGATGAAGAGCAAAGCAAGGATGCGGTAATGCAGATTTTTGAAGAACTGGTAACGAAGCTGAAAATACATGAGGTACAGAATTTCAAAAGCTGGCTTCATGTTTTAACGCGGAACCATTGTTTAATGGCACTACGGAAATCGGCCAAGCAAAATAATGTCTCGATAGACGATACTTTTGTGGAAAATAGCGAGTTTGTGCATCTGGATATAGACAACACAAAAGAAACGCAGCTTACCATTATGGAAAAGTGTATGGAAACTTTGCCCGAAGAACAGCGAAAAAGCGTAGATTTATTTTATTTACAAGAAAAATGTTATAAAGAAGTAGCCGATATTACGGGCTACGATATGCTTAAAGTTAAGAGTTACATCCAAAATGGTAAGCGGAATTTAAAGATTTGTATAGAGAAAAACAGTAGTGAATAA
- a CDS encoding DUF47 domain-containing protein, which translates to MNNIFKFFTPQDKKFHPLFEQAGSNALKIAETLLEMVSTGDAESRKTIFKEIERLEHVGDDITHSIFLELSRNFITPFDREDIHALATAVDDVADYIYGTANRMQMYNMNTINEPIVKIAELLVEMCTDIDKAIKELRSFKNIRVIADACIRINSGENQADYVFTLAVARLFEYETNAIELIKQKEVLQTIEKATDKCEDVANVLETILVKNA; encoded by the coding sequence ATGAACAATATTTTTAAGTTCTTTACACCTCAAGACAAAAAGTTTCATCCGCTTTTCGAGCAAGCAGGTAGCAATGCATTAAAAATTGCTGAAACCCTTTTAGAAATGGTTAGCACGGGTGATGCTGAAAGCAGAAAAACAATTTTTAAAGAAATTGAGCGCCTGGAACATGTAGGTGATGATATTACCCATTCAATTTTTCTTGAACTGAGCAGGAACTTTATTACGCCATTTGATAGAGAAGACATCCATGCATTGGCTACTGCCGTTGATGATGTTGCCGATTATATTTATGGTACTGCAAACCGCATGCAGATGTATAACATGAATACCATTAACGAGCCGATTGTTAAAATTGCCGAGCTTTTGGTAGAAATGTGTACTGATATTGATAAAGCAATTAAAGAATTACGCAGTTTTAAAAACATTCGTGTAATTGCCGATGCTTGTATCCGGATTAACAGTGGCGAAAACCAGGCTGATTATGTATTTACATTAGCGGTAGCCCGTTTATTTGAATACGAAACCAATGCGATTGAATTAATTAAACAAAAAGAGGTTTTACAAACGATAGAAAAAGCAACAGATAAGTGTGAGGATGTGGCGAATGTGCTTGAAACTATCTTGGTTAAAAACGCTTAA
- the miaB gene encoding tRNA (N6-isopentenyl adenosine(37)-C2)-methylthiotransferase MiaB translates to MIDLQVQDKTHDEARQGEALILETPIKADARKLYIESYGCAMNFADSEIVASILSETGFETTGDYHEADVIFINTCSIRENAETRVRNRLSQFGVEKRRNPKLIVGVLGCMAERLKSKFLEEERLVDVVVGPDAYRDLPNLIEQVESGHKAVNVLLSREETYADISPVRLNSNGITAFISITRGCNNMCSFCVVPFTRGRERSRDAHSIVEEAKGLFEAGYREVTLLGQNVDSYTWTSEDGTETVNFAQLLEQTALVSPDLRVRFSTSHPKDITDEVLHTIAKYDNICNYIHLPVQSGNTRILELMNRTYTREWYINRIDAIRNIIPGCAISTDIIAGFCTETEEEHEETLSMMDYVQYDFAYNFTYSERPGTLAARKLEDDIPEEVKKRRLAEILAKQQAHSLMRLQEWVGKTVRVLIEGTSKKSDLDYCGRGDSGAMAIFPAIEGVKPGQYANVYIEKCTSATLIGKIVS, encoded by the coding sequence ATGATTGATTTACAAGTACAGGATAAGACGCACGATGAAGCCAGGCAAGGTGAAGCTTTAATTTTAGAGACACCAATTAAAGCTGATGCCCGTAAATTATATATCGAAAGTTATGGTTGTGCAATGAATTTTGCTGATAGTGAAATTGTTGCCTCTATTTTATCGGAAACTGGATTTGAAACCACAGGGGATTATCACGAGGCTGATGTAATCTTCATTAATACCTGCTCGATCCGCGAAAACGCAGAAACCAGGGTTAGAAACCGCTTATCACAGTTCGGTGTCGAAAAACGCCGTAACCCGAAATTAATTGTTGGGGTTTTGGGCTGCATGGCAGAACGTTTAAAATCTAAATTTTTAGAAGAAGAACGTTTGGTTGATGTAGTAGTAGGTCCCGATGCTTATCGCGATCTGCCTAACTTAATTGAGCAGGTAGAAAGTGGGCATAAAGCGGTTAACGTACTTTTATCCCGCGAAGAAACTTATGCAGATATTAGCCCGGTTCGTTTAAACAGCAACGGAATCACTGCCTTTATTTCCATTACCCGTGGTTGTAATAACATGTGTTCTTTCTGCGTGGTTCCTTTTACCCGTGGCCGCGAACGAAGCCGCGATGCACATTCGATTGTAGAAGAAGCAAAAGGTTTATTTGAAGCCGGTTACCGTGAGGTTACACTTTTGGGCCAAAACGTAGATTCGTACACCTGGACATCGGAAGATGGAACAGAAACCGTAAACTTTGCCCAGCTTTTGGAGCAAACAGCATTGGTTAGTCCAGATTTAAGGGTACGTTTTTCTACTTCGCACCCAAAAGATATTACCGACGAAGTTTTACACACCATTGCTAAATACGATAACATCTGTAACTATATCCACTTGCCTGTTCAATCGGGGAATACCCGTATTTTGGAGCTAATGAACAGGACTTATACCCGCGAATGGTATATCAATCGTATTGATGCCATCCGCAACATTATCCCGGGTTGTGCAATTTCTACCGATATCATCGCTGGTTTCTGCACAGAAACAGAGGAAGAGCACGAAGAAACCCTGAGTATGATGGATTATGTGCAATATGATTTTGCTTATAACTTCACCTACTCTGAAAGGCCGGGGACTTTAGCCGCCCGTAAATTGGAAGATGATATTCCTGAAGAAGTGAAAAAACGCCGTTTGGCTGAGATTTTGGCCAAGCAACAGGCACATTCATTAATGCGTTTGCAGGAATGGGTGGGTAAAACCGTTCGGGTTTTGATTGAAGGCACTTCAAAAAAATCTGATCTCGATTATTGTGGAAGAGGAGACAGCGGAGCCATGGCCATTTTTCCAGCCATTGAAGGCGTTAAACCTGGCCAGTATGCAAATGTATATATCGAGAAATGCACATCCGCTACGCTAATTGGTAAAATAGTATCATAG
- a CDS encoding carboxypeptidase-like regulatory domain-containing protein, with the protein MNNDWLDIDVLEDYLNGKLDVKAMHFVERQALEDPFVAEALEGLKQSPKRKQTLSILQKQLYDRVSEKPVKRKLWGITTQRLSIAATATVAFIAVSILFFMRETNRRNAELAAHKQGGVMVQLDSTTSVASVQHKEDTVTQSSTKAALIDKAITAAKTGDLAKNTKPKPVVEPAVPQIAEAKAASDYNRARTAKSEAFGTYAYKAKAEQSVRNESVVAAAPAPALGSSKIAFSGNVVDQSNGQPVQGAVVKLAGSKNVTATDAKGYFYLPADSNAKDKDLLINAIGFKELPVAGLQDPNAIKSALSGNKSLNEIALITGSNGHKKENIAAPKITLHAEQNLDGKSADSITKPIPVSTINYSQYLENNNKLYNPKGPEQFVILSFKVKKNGRPTNIAVIKSLNKKADAEAKRLIQEGPDWVLPKKGTDLVEISVKF; encoded by the coding sequence GTGAATAACGATTGGTTAGATATTGATGTTCTGGAAGATTACCTAAATGGTAAACTTGATGTTAAGGCTATGCACTTTGTAGAGCGACAGGCTTTAGAAGACCCTTTTGTTGCCGAAGCATTAGAGGGACTGAAACAATCGCCAAAACGCAAGCAAACGCTTTCTATTTTACAAAAACAACTGTACGACCGCGTTTCTGAGAAACCTGTAAAACGCAAACTTTGGGGCATTACTACGCAAAGGTTAAGCATTGCGGCAACAGCAACGGTGGCCTTTATTGCGGTAAGCATTTTATTCTTTATGCGAGAAACCAATCGCAGGAATGCAGAACTTGCTGCACATAAACAGGGCGGCGTAATGGTTCAGTTAGATAGCACAACGAGTGTTGCATCAGTTCAACATAAAGAAGATACGGTTACTCAAAGTTCGACTAAGGCAGCTTTAATTGATAAAGCAATTACAGCCGCAAAAACAGGTGATTTAGCAAAAAACACTAAACCCAAACCTGTTGTAGAACCTGCAGTACCACAAATTGCCGAGGCAAAAGCTGCTTCCGATTATAATAGGGCAAGAACGGCAAAATCAGAAGCCTTTGGCACTTACGCTTATAAAGCAAAGGCAGAACAAAGTGTACGAAATGAATCTGTGGTGGCTGCAGCACCAGCTCCTGCATTGGGCTCTAGTAAAATTGCATTTAGTGGCAACGTTGTGGACCAAAGCAATGGCCAGCCTGTTCAGGGTGCTGTGGTAAAGTTAGCTGGCTCTAAAAATGTAACCGCAACAGATGCTAAGGGTTATTTCTATTTACCTGCAGACAGTAATGCAAAAGATAAGGATTTATTGATTAATGCTATTGGTTTTAAAGAATTGCCAGTAGCTGGCTTACAAGACCCGAACGCGATTAAAAGTGCATTAAGTGGAAATAAATCGCTAAACGAAATTGCCTTAATCACAGGTTCAAACGGGCATAAGAAAGAAAATATTGCTGCGCCAAAAATTACGTTGCATGCAGAACAAAACCTGGATGGAAAATCAGCTGATAGCATTACGAAACCTATTCCGGTTTCTACCATTAACTATAGCCAATACTTAGAGAATAACAATAAGCTTTATAACCCTAAAGGCCCGGAACAATTTGTTATTTTAAGTTTTAAAGTTAAAAAGAACGGACGGCCAACCAACATCGCCGTTATAAAATCCCTTAACAAAAAAGCTGATGCAGAAGCAAAACGGCTTATTCAAGAAGGTCCGGATTGGGTATTACCCAAAAAGGGAACTGATTTAGTCGAAATCAGCGTTAAGTTTTAA